One stretch of Erythrolamprus reginae isolate rEryReg1 chromosome 7, rEryReg1.hap1, whole genome shotgun sequence DNA includes these proteins:
- the TET2 gene encoding LOW QUALITY PROTEIN: methylcytosine dioxygenase TET2 (The sequence of the model RefSeq protein was modified relative to this genomic sequence to represent the inferred CDS: deleted 1 base in 1 codon): MEQDRTNHDEGNSLNPFLIPHPSRVCQAEPLSVKLHNGNTSAGKIYHELNGNPVWLHERADLKHPAKRNVNNRISPDLLQQKKHCSGYLQNGGIKRTFSEPSLYGLHLYKKLKQDEEAKREQDSSFAVGNQAGASNSCSEKDVVRFGTEQSTASVLVQSLRCNSGASESPPAPQIQNEQGDENSNGHNGDFDMAYKNKAAPMPNGAIVSASSTRNVCGEFLEKTLSRYNPEHVFSGTQTTTSFTDAINTRAMNVLACGPSHSLHTSGQIRSAQTSNAELTQVLASVSTEVQNIENSIVQASSNFHHPQGMNSEQPKSENTYQPPTNSCEVSENIGHSRDFSLKPNNNLKTTCDSRSEISSQPREETGASFQHDSVFRNDSFNLPPIAPPSPGKEINNMLSVEASEDPRNIFDLMEDENRGQPHHQGEHAKKNSGFCQQIPSPQQSHQYNIQVSQATGRETDVNLSTVILGMKPQDPSEIQSKLESKVQDPQRLRTSKELQHFPHLLSQINQQMVLDNEKDLVRNHLEPSQTHSQGSWVRMACPPFHPSNPSPKSNETLLRTMLQLQANSPEQTHPKQYIRGCNESKGVVGQSCYQGEQIPTLFKSEGAQPSHHFTHDLQIPFQKHSPQSKKTNDQQNSRHFNLQPQSELHLEETLEAQLKPQHLDLLLQDDQFTHSRILPPILQTQPIQPSQNSQVTMNSTQQIKNAKSPQIFPPSSNNHEQQSEGTSLNRLKLEECFEAASNYFKSVEFPVQMPQTRVDHIPNAANKTSHYNQTNNVMKHPCSNSAHLVSEKKEDPINTNLLNQNVSRNLQPMQYYPNSITPKQDLPQGFPEQNPLSSPSSFLQLPFQQTQDYCNTTTNMNSSQASQVQQSYSPYNQQAASHVVDQSHGHCLPSQPHKDFQKHAAIRWHILNKQANQNKSDSCQAMGFKSIKTEAGSKVNACLPLPVGQMENKPWKKVIKQEVQHFGCENMQQASIIETMEHQLKQIQVKTPFDHKSLAIKSPKQVKIEAAGPITILTRNFNGTDFNSHDISLEQQAIHSNEKTPTKRGAGTALNNFLESPSSLLDTPLKNLLDTPVKTQYDFPSCSCVEQIIEKDEGPFYTHLGAGPNVAAIREIMEERYGQKGKAIRIEKVVYTGREGRSAKGCPIAKWVIRRNGTEEKLLCLVRERAGHHCETAVIVVLILVWEGIPQSLADKLYSELSDTLMKYGTLTNRRCALNEERTCACQGLDPETCGASFSFGCSWSMYYNGCKFARSKIPRKFKLLGDDPKEEEKLESNLQTLSTLMAPTYKKLAPDAYNNQIEYEHRAPECRLGLKEGRPFSGVTACLDFCAHAHRDLHNMQNGSTLVCTLTREDNREIGQTPEDEQLHVLPLYKISNVDEFGSKEGQEEKKRNGSIQVLSSFRRKVRMLAEPVKTCRQKKLEARKEKLASMENGPNKHEREKSTAARQKQVNAEASTHSKQLADLLHLSGPAVSQQQLYQHPCQALPSKPQSNHGNLYSASDPTNLYMSLSNPANPYSNSTLPSNPYGGSSPMNMYQTSSQPTGTYLNSSSLLNPYSIHLGQNNQYPHYPCNGSLSIDNCSYYNSYSAQTQHMDLFRYQSQDSLPKLSLPPIHTLYQHRIANNQNFGHGYLNYGNQNVPVDAFNQCTFRPNVHHAGSFPSYAQHETDHSFMDITSRLKSNLNNPGVDFMNKNGDHLYPTAHLAHDYHNMFNGSSHSLHLQNKNSQAANGLSNLFPDFNHHRTASEVDANKTEGLNAEEPVDVWSDNEQSFLDSEIGGVAVAPSHGSILIECAKRELHATTPLKNPNRNHPTRISLVFYQHKSMNEPKHGLALWEAKMAEKAREKEEDCERYGPDYVPQKVHGKKVKREPAELNENLEPTYFRFIRSLAQRTMSLTTNSTVTTSPYAFTRVTGPYNRYI, translated from the exons ATGGAACAGGATAGAACCAATCATGATGAAGGCAATAGTTTAAATCCCTTTTTAATTCCACATCCTTCTCGCGTTTGCCAAGCTGAGCCTTTGTCAGTGAAGCTGCATAATGGAAACACATCAGCGGGAAAGATCTACCATGAACTGAATGGCAACCCTGTGTGGCTGCACGAGAGGGCCGATTTGAAGCATCCTGCAAAAAGGAACGTGAACAACCGAATAAGCCCTGACCTTCTTCAGCAAAAGAAACACTGCAGCGGGTATTTGCAAAACGGTGGGATAAAGCGCACTTTTAGTGAGCCTTCTTTGTACGGACTTCACCTTTACAAGAAGCTTAAGCAAGATGAAGAAGCGAAAAGAGAGCAAGATAGCTCATTCGCTGTCGGCAACCAAGCAGGTGCTTCTAATTCGTGTAGCGAGAAGGACGTTGTGCGTTTTGGAACGGAACAAAGTACAGCTTCAGTTCTTGTACAGTCGTTAAGATGCAATTCCGGTGCTTCAGAAAGTCCTCCGGCTCCCCAGATTCAGAATGAACAAGGGGATGAAAATAGCAACGGCCACAACGGGGACTTTGACATGGCATACAAAAACAAGGCAGCTCCCATGCCTAACGGTGCTATAGTTTCTGCCTCTTCCACGAGAAACGTGTGTGGTGAATTCCTGGAAAAAACATTGTCTCGTTATAATCCAGAACATGTTTTCAGTGGAACGCAGACAACTACATCTTTTACAGATGCCATAAACACTCGGGCTATGAATGTGTTGGCATGTGGCCCATCACATTCACTGCATACCTCAGGGCAGATACGTTCCGCTCAAACCTCAAACGCTGAGCTGACTCAGGTGCTAGCTTCTGTATCTACTGAAGTCCAGAATATAGAAAACTCCATCGTGCAAGCAAGCTCCAACTTTCATCATCCGCAAGGAATGAACTCAGAGCAGCCAAAGTCAGAAAATACCTACCAGCCACCTACAAACAGCTGTGAAGTTTCAGAAAACATAGGGCATAGTCGGGATTTCTCACTCAAACCTAACAACAACCTGAAGACGACTTGTGATAGTCGCTCAGAGATTTCATCACAACCAAGAGAAGAAACTGGTGCTTCCTTCCAACACGATTCCGTATTCAGGAATGATTCTTTTAATCTACCCCCTATTGCACCACCTTCTCCTGGGAAGGAAATAAACAATATGTTGTCCGTTGAGGCTTCAGAAGATCCTAGAAATATTTTCGATCTGATGGAAGACGAAAACAGAGGGCAACCACACCATCAGGGAGaacatgcaaaaaaaaattctggattttGCCAACAAATTCCCAGTCCTCAACAGAGCCATCAATACAACATTCAGGTTTCTCAAGCAACTGGTAGGGAAACAGATGTCAATCTCAGTACAGTGATATTGGGAATGAAGCCGCAAGATCCCAGTGAAATTCAGTCCAAACTGGAGTCTAAAGTTCAGGATCCACAAAGATTAAGAACCAGTAAAGAACTGCAACATTTTCCACATCTTCTGAGTCAGATTAATCAGCAGATGGTTCTTGATAATGAGAAAGATCTGGTGAGAAATCACTTAGAACCGTCACAAACCCACTCACAAGGTTCTTGGGTGAGAATGGCCTGCCCTCCCTTTCACCCCAGTAACCCTTCCCCAAAATCAAATGAAACACTTTTGAGGACCATGCTACAACTCCAGGCAAACTCACCCGAGCAGACACATCCAAAACAATATATTAGAGGTTGCAATGAATCGAAAGGAGTCGTGGGGCAATCTTGCTACCAGGGTGAGCAAATACCAACACTATTCAAAAGTGAAGGAGCACAACCGTCTCACCACTTTACTCATGATTTGCAAATCCCATTCCAAAAACACTCACCACAATCCAAAAAGACGAACGATCAGCAAAATTCAAGGCACTTTAACCTTCAACCACAATCTGAACTCCACCTTGAAGAGACTTTGGAGGCGCAGTTAAAGCCTCAGCACTTAGATCTTCTACTTCAGGATGACCAATTCACACATTCACGAATTTTGCCTCCGATACTCCAGACCCAGCCAATACAGCCATCACAAAATTCACAAGTAACAATGAACTCCACGCAACAAATAAAAAACGCAAAATCACCCCAAATCTTTCCCCCGTCAAGCAACAACCATGAACAGCAAAGCGAAGGAACCTCCTTAAATCGGCTTAAATTAGAAGAGTGTTTTGAAGCTGCAAGTAATTACTTCAAATCAGTTGAGTTCCCAGTACAAATGCCCCAGACCAGAGTGGACCATATTCCAAATGCAGCCAACAAAACCTCCCATTATAATCAGACAAATAATGTAATGAAGCATCCATGCTCAAACAGCGCGCACTTGGTTTCCGAGAAAAAAGAAGATCCCATAAACACAAACCTCTTAAATCAAAATGTATCTCGCAACTTGCAGCCCATGCAATATTATCCAAATAGCATAACTCCTAAACAAGATCTGCCGCAGGGCTTTCCAGAACAAAACCCTCTATCGTCACCAAGTTCATTTCTTCAGCTGCCCTTCCAGCAAACACAAGACTATTGTAACACGACAACCAACATGAATAGCTCACAAGCTAGTCAGGTTCAGCAAAGTTACTCACCCTACAACCAGCAAGCAGCATCTCATGTCGTAGATCAGAGCCATGGCCACTGTCTCCCCTCGCAACCTCACAAGGATTTTCAAAAGCACGCTGCTATTAGGTGGCATATCTTGAATAAGCAAGCTAACCAAAATAAATCTGACTCGTGTCAAGCTATGGGCTTCAAATCCATCAAAACCGAAGCTGGCTCAAAGGTGAATGCTTGCCTTCCTCTGCCAGTTGGACAGATGGAAAACAAACCATGGAAGAAAGTAATTAAACAAGAGGTTCAGCACTTTGGTTGCGAAAACATGCAACAAGCGAGTATCATTGAAACCATGGAGCACCAGTTGAAACAGATTCAGGTGAAAACGCCCTTTGATCACAAGTCCCTTGCTATCAAATCACCCAAACAGGTCAAAATTGAGGCTGCGGGACCCATTACTATTCTGACAAGGAATTTTAACGGTACAGATTTCAACAGCCATGACATCTCTTTAGAGCAACAAGCCATTCATTCTAATGAAAAAACACCAACCAAAAGAGGTGCTGGAACAGCCCTCAATAATTTCTTAGAATCACCTTCTTCGTTGCTAGACACGCCTTTAAAAAACTTGCTGGATACACCTGTCAAAACTCAGTATGATTTTCCTTCATGTAGCTGTGTGG aacagATAATTGAAAAAGACGAGGGCCCTTTCTATACTCACCTTGGTGCTGGTCCTAATGTCGCTGCTATTAGAGAAATAATGGAAGAAAG atatggacAGAAAGGCAAAGCCATCAGAATAGAGAAAGTTGTCTACACAGGGAGAGAAGGCAGAAGTGCTAAAGGCTGCCCTATAGCTAAATGG GTGATTCGTCGAAATGGAACTGAAGAAAAACTTCTTTGCTTGGTGCGAGAACGTGCAGGCCACCACTGTGAAACAGCTGTGATAGTTGTGCTTATCTTGGTGTGGGAAGGAATACCCCAGAGCCTAGCAGACAAGCTGTACTCTGAATTGTCTGACACTTTAATGAAGTACGGCACACTCACAAACCGGCGGTGTGCCCTCAATGAAGA acGAACCTGTGCATGCCAAGGTCTAGATCCTGAGACTTGTGGTGCTTCTTTTTCTTTCGGTTGTTCATGGAGTATGTACTATAACGGTTGCAAATTTGCCAGAAGCAAGATCCCAAGAAAATTTAAACTATTAGGCGATGATCCAAAAGAG gaAGAAAAGCTAGAATCCAATCTGCAAACTTTATCAACTTTGATGGCGCCCACTTATAAGAAATTGGCACCTGATGCATATAACAACCAG ATTGAATATGAACACAGAGCTCCGGAATGTCGCCTGGGTTTAAAAGAAGGTCGTCCATTCTCAGGGGTCACTGCCTGCCTGGATTTTTGTGCTCATGCTCACAGAGACCTACACAATATGCAGAATGGTAGCACATTG GTCTGCACGCTCACCCGAGAAGACAACCGTGAAATTGGCCAAACACCAGAAGACGAACAATTGCACGTGCTACCCCTGTATAAAATATCCAATGTGGATGAGTTCGGAAGCAAAGAaggccaggaagaaaaaaaacgaAACGGTAGCATCCAGGTGCTTAGTTCTTTTCGACGGAAAGTCAGGATGCTGGCTGAACCTGTGAAAACCTGTCGGCAAAAAAAGCTTGAAGCCAGGAAAGAGAAGCTGGCCTCCATGGAGAATGGACCCAACAAAcacgagagagagaaatcaacCGCAGCACGTCAAAAGCAGGTCAATGCGGAAGCATCGACTCATAGCAAGCAATTAGCAG ATCTTCTACATCTTTCAGGACCAGCTGTTTCACAACAGCAGCTTTACCAACATCCATGCCAGGCTCTTCCTTCTAAACCTCAGTCAAACCATGGCAATTTATACTCTGCTTCTGATCCTACCAATCTCTATATGAGTCTGTCTAACCCAGCTAATCCGTATTCAAACTCTACACTTCCTTCCAATCCTTATGGAGGATCCAGTCCAATGAATATGTACCAAACTTCGTCACAACCTACAGGGACTTATTTGAATTCTTCCAGCCTCCTAAATCCCTACTCTATCCATTTAGGTCAAAATAACCAGTATCCTCATTATCCATGCAACGGAAGCTTATCCATAGACAATTGTTCTTATTACAATTCCTATTCTGCTCAGACTCAGCATATGGACTTGTTTAGGTATCAGAGCCAAGATTCTCTGCCTAAGCTAAGTCTACCTCCAATACATACGTTGTATCAGCATAGGATTGCAAATAATCAGAACTTTGGGCACGGGTACTTGAATTATGGAAACCAAAATGTGCCAGTAGATGCTTTCAACCAATGCACCTTTAGACCAAATGTCCACCATGCAGGTTCTTTCCCATCTTACGCCCAGCACGAGACGGATCACTCTTTTATGGACATCACCTCCAGGttgaaatctaatctaaataatcCAGGGGTGGACTTCATGAATAAGAATGGTGATCATCTATATCCCACAGCACATCTTGCCCACGATTATCACAACATGTTCAACGGCTCTTCTCATTCACTCCATCTCCAGAACAAGAATAGTCAGGCGGCTAACGGGCTGTCAAACCTCTTTCCAGATTTTAACCATCATAGAACAGCTTCTGAAGTAGATGCAAATAAAACAGAGGGGCTCAATGCAGAGGAACCTGTTGATGTCTGGTCAGACAATGAGCAGAGTTTTCTGGACTCAGAAATAGGTGGTGTTGCAGTGGCCCCGTCCCATGGGTCAATCCTCATCGAGTGTGCTAAACGTGAGCTCCACGCCACGACC CCGTTGAAAAACCCTAACAGGAATCACCCTACGAGGATATCGCTTGTCTTCTACCAACACAAAAGTATGAACGAGCCAAAGCACGGCCTGGCTTTGTGGGAGGCAAAAATGGCAGAGAAGGcaagggaaaaagaggaggacTGCGAGAGGTACGGTCCAGATTACGTGCCTCAGAAAGTACATGGCAAAAAGGTCAAACGAGAGCCTGCTGAATTAAACGAGAACCTGGAGCCAACCTATTTTAGATTTATCAGGTCCCTTGCACAAAGGACGATGTCTCTTACCACGAATTCCACAGTAACCACATCTCCGTACGCCTTTACGCGGGTTACAGGGCCTTATAACAGATATATATAA